A stretch of Pseudochaenichthys georgianus chromosome 2, fPseGeo1.2, whole genome shotgun sequence DNA encodes these proteins:
- the LOC117457505 gene encoding zinc finger E-box-binding homeobox 2-like isoform X2 — translation MKQEIMADGPRCKRRKQANPRRKNALNYENVVETGSETEEEDKLLVSEEDPLINGTGSPASLTNPENSPRAESHGLLSKEEEDDEMRDSGVEHIWPDNDMLSASVDGTDEIKDDFDTLGPDATMQAVGNGTVKSVNCTSEFEDFFAKRKLDDGDSHVVSIAEYLQRGDTAIIYPEAPEELSRLGTPEATGPEENDLPPGTPDAFAQLLTCPYCDRGYKRLTSLKEHIKYRHEKNEENFACPLCNYTFAYRTQLERHMATHKPERDQHQLLNQAAGNRKFKCTECGKAFKYKHHLKEHLRIHSGEKPYECPNCKKRFSHSGSYSSHISSKKCIGLIAVNGRMRGNMKSGSSPTSSSSSPTNTAITQLRQKLEHGKPLGLSDHNNHLSIKTEPLDFNDYKMMMASHGFGGPVPFMNGGMGGNSPLGVHHNSTAQSPLQHLGMAALESQLLCYPGSLGNNLSEVQKVLQIVDNTVCRQKMDCKPEELSRLKAYMKELGSQVEEHKLALTSSGAQAGLPLVNHNGATKSIIDYTLEKVNEAKACLQSLTNDSKRQISDIKREKSNHMFDVGVEEKVQENIIFTPFSCQYCKESFQGPIPLHQHERYMCKMNEEISAVLQPSENLMAKKPVMYMENNSHLSSSMMPEKGLAVQLNPYRDHMSVLKAYFAMNMEPNAEELHKISMAVGLPQEFVKEWFEQRKMYQYGTTRTPPLEHRHNMDMVGSYNHNTPPKDSMAARSPVSLMKDRITSPSIAELHHNVNNCDNNTLRHLKHHQFAAKPEKLELSRSNTPSPLNLSSTSSKHSHSSSYTPNSLTSEDLQAEPLDLSVPRLMKEHKHALAVRSRAKVNSINMEHSSMPSPRQHFEEPLNLAYLKKEFSGSMNNGSLEKSTSPIFGMNPFAGKQLYTSLPPQSAFPPATFMPPMQASMPGLRHYPSMDQMGFLPHMAYTYAAGAATFAEMQQRRKYQRKPGFQGDLLDGTQDYMSGLDDMTDPDSCLSRKKIKKTESGKRPHQCQICKKAFKHKHHLIEHSRLHSGEKPYQCDKCGKRFSHSGSYSQHMNHRYSYCKREAEEREAAEREAREKGHMEPTELLMSRAYLQGMTPQGYPEMAEREAILRHDAVNGGIREGRKEVEGTYAKIGRRDEFEEEEEESKSMDTDPDTLRDEEENGEHSMDDSSLDGKTETKSDHEDTMEDGM, via the exons CTCTGAACTACGAGAATGTGGTCGAGACCGGCTCAGAGACGGAGGAGGAAGACAAGCTGCTGGTGTCCGAGGAAGACCCCCTGATCAACGGTACAGGCAGCCCGGCCAGCCTCACCAACCCGGAGAATTCCCCGCGGGCCGAGAGCCACGGCTTGCTCTCCAAAGAGGAGGAAGACGACGAGATGCGGGATAGCGGCGTCGAGCACATCTGGCCCGACAACGACATGCTGAGCGCCTCCGTCGACGGTACTG ATGAAATAAAAGATGACTTTGACACCCTGGGGCCTGATGCCACGATGCAGGCTGTTGGAAACGGTACAG TCAAGAGCGTCAATTGCACTTCAGAGTTCGAGGACTTCTTCGCCAAGCGGAAGCTGGACGACGGCGACAGTCACGTGGTGAGCATCGCAGAGTACCTGCAGAGGGGCGACACCGCCATCATCTACCCAGAAGCCCCAGAGGAGCTGTCCCGCCTGGGCACGCCAGAGGCCACCGGTCCAGAGGAGAACG ACCTGCCACCTGGAACGCCAGATGCCTTCGCCCAACTGTTGACCTGCCCCTACTGCGACCGGGGCTACAAGCGCTTGACTTCGCTGAAGGAGCACATCAAGTATCGCCATGAGAAGAACGAGGAGAACTTCGCCTGCCCCCTGTGCAACTACACCTTCGCCTACCGCACCCAGCTGGAGCGGCACATGGCCACACACAAGCCCGAACGCGATCAG CACCAACTGCTCAACCAAGCGGCCGGGAACCGCAAGTTCAAATGCACCGAGTGCGGGAAGGCCTTCAAATACAAGCACCACCTGAAGGAGCACCTCCGCATCCACAGCG gtgaaaAACCGTACGAGTGCCCCAACTGCAAGAAGCGCTTCTCCCACTCCGGCTCCTACAGTTCCCACATCAGCAGCAAGAAGTGCATCGGCCTGATCGCCGTCAACGGAAGGATGCGCGGCAACATGAAGAGCGGCTCCtcccccacctcctcctcctcctcacccacCAACACCGCCATCACCCAGCTGCGGCAGAAGCTGGAGCACGGGAAGCCGCTGGGCCTCTCCGACCACAACAACCACCTGAGCATCAAGACGGAGCCGCTGGACTTCAACGACTACAAGATGATGATGGCGTCGCACGGATTCGGCGGCCCCGTGCCCTTCATGAACGGAGGCATGGGAGGGAACAGCCCACTGGGGGTCCACCACAACTCCACCGCACAGAGCCCCCTGCAGCACCTGGGGATGGCCGCGCTTGAGTCGCAGCTGCTGTGCTACCCGGGGAGTCTGGGTAACAACCTGAGCGAGGTGCAGAAGGTGCTCCAGATCGTGGACAACACTGTGTGCCGGCAGAAGATGGACTGCAAGCCCGAGGAGCTCTCCAGGCTCAAGGCCTACATGAAGGAGCTGGGGTCCCAGGTGGAGGAGCACAAGCTGGCCCTGACGTCCTCGGGGGCTCAGGCCGGTCTTCCACTCGTCAACCACAACGGCGCCACCAAAAGCATCATCGACTACACGTTAGAGAAGGTGAACGAAGCCAAAGCCTGCCTCCAGAGCTTGACCAATGACTCAAAGAGACAGATCAGCGACATCAAGCGGGAGAAATCCAACCACATGTTCGATGTCGGTGTGGAGGAGAAGGTGCAGGAGAACATCATATTTACACCCTTCTCTTGCCAATACTGCAAAGAGTCCTTCCAAGGGCCAATCCCTCTGCATCAGCACGAACGCTACATGTGCAAGATGAACGAGGAGATCAGTGCCGTGCTGCAGCCCAGCGAGAATCTGATGGCTAAAAAGCCAGTGATGTACATGGAGAATAACAGCCACTTGTCCTCCTCCATGATGCCGGAGAAGGGACTGGCTGTGCAGCTGAACCCCTACAGGGACCACATGTCTGTGCTGAAGGCTTACTTCGCCATGAACATGGAGCCAAACGCCGAGGAGCTGCACAAGATCTCCATGGCGGTCGGCCTTCCTCAGGAATTCGTCAAGGAGTGGTTCGAGCAGCGGAAGATGTACCAGTACGGCACCACCAGAACCCCCCCACTGGAGCACAGGCACAACATGGATATGGTCGGATCCTATAACCACAACACTCCACCAAAAGACTCTATGGCAGCTAGGTCACCTGTGTCTCTAATGAAAGACCGCATCACCTCCCCCTCCATCGCCGAGCTCCACCACAACGTGAACAACTGTGACAACAACACGCTgagacatttgaaacaccaccAGTTCGCCGCCAAACCCGAGAAGTTGGAACTCTCCCGCAGCAACACCCCCTCCCCGCTCAACCTGTCCTCCACATCTTCCAAACACTCCCACAGCAGCTCTTACACTCCCAACAGCTTGACTTCGGAGGACCTGCAGGCCGAGCCGCTGGACCTGTCCGTGCCCAGACTCATGAAGGAGCACAAGCACGCACTGGCGGTCAGGAGCAGAGCGAAAGTCAACAGCATCAACATGGAGCATAGCAGCATGCCCTCTCCACGACAGCACTTCGAAGAGCCTTTGAACTTGGCCTATCTGAAGAAGGAATTCTCAGGCTCTATGAACAACGGGAGCCTTGAGAAAAGCACTAGCCCCATCTTCGGCATGAACCCGTTCGCTGGCAAGCAGCTGTACACGTCACTTCCACCTCAGAGCGCTTTCCCACCTGCCACGTTCATGCCCCCCATGCAGGCCAGCATGCCGGGTCTGAGGCACTACCCGAGCATGGATCAAATGGGCTTCCTACCACACATGGCCTACACTTATGCAGCAGGGGCAGCTACCTTTGCGGAGATGCAGCAGAGGAGAAAGTACCAGCGGAAACCAGGTTTCCAG GGGGACCTGCTTGACGGTACTCAAGATTACATGTCAGGGCTGGACGACATGACAGACCCCGACTCCTGTCTGTCGCGGAAGAAGATTAAGAAGACCGAAAGTG GAAAGAGGCCGCACCAGTGTCAGATCTGCAAGAAAGCCTTCAAACACAAACACCATCTCATCGAGCACTCCCGCCTGCACTCGGGGGAGAAGCCGTACCAGTGCGACAAGTGCGGGAAGAGGTTCTCCCACTCGGGCTCCTACTCGCAGCACATGAACCACCGCTACTCCTACTGCAAGCGGGAGGCGGAGGAGCGGGAGGCGGCGGAGAGGGAGGCCCGGGAGAAGGGCCACATGGAGCCCACGGAGCTGCTCATGAGCCGGGCGTACCTCCAGGGCATGACTCCTCAGGGTTACCCGGAGATGGCGGAGCGCGAGGCCATACTGAGGCACGACGCGGTGAACGGAGGGATCAGAGAGGGACGGAAGGAAGTGGAAGGAACGTATGCGAAGATCGGACGTAGGGACGAgtttgaggaggaggaggaggagagcaaGAGCATGGACACGGACCCGGACACGTTGAGGGACGAGGAGGAGAACGGAGAGCACTCGATGGATGATAGCTCGCTGGACGGCAAAACGGAAACCAAATCGGATCACGAGGACACGATGGAGGACGGCATGTAA
- the LOC117457505 gene encoding zinc finger E-box-binding homeobox 2-like isoform X1, whose amino-acid sequence MKQEIMADGPRCKRRKQANPRRKNALNYENVVETGSETEEEDKLLVSEEDPLINGTGSPASLTNPENSPRAESHGLLSKEEEDDEMRDSGVEHIWPDNDMLSASVDGTDEIKDDFDTLGPDATMQAVGNGTVKSVNCTSEFEDFFAKRKLDDGDSHVVSIAEYLQRGDTAIIYPEAPEELSRLGTPEATGPEENDLPPGTPDAFAQLLTCPYCDRGYKRLTSLKEHIKYRHEKNEENFACPLCNYTFAYRTQLERHMATHKPERDQHQLLNQAAGNRKFKCTECGKAFKYKHHLKEHLRIHSGEKPYECPNCKKRFSHSGSYSSHISSKKCIGLIAVNGRMRGNMKSGSSPTSSSSSPTNTAITQLRQKLEHGKPLGLSDHNNHLSIKTEPLDFNDYKMMMASHGFGGPVPFMNGGMGGNSPLGVHHNSTAQSPLQHLGMAALESQLLCYPGSLGNNLSEVQKVLQIVDNTVCRQKMDCKPEELSRLKAYMKELGSQVEEHKLALTSSGAQAGLPLVNHNGATKSIIDYTLEKVNEAKACLQSLTNDSKRQISDIKREKSNHMFDVGVEEKVQENIIFTPFSCQYCKESFQGPIPLHQHERYMCKMNEEISAVLQPSENLMAKKPVMYMENNSHLSSSMMPEKGLAVQLNPYRDHMSVLKAYFAMNMEPNAEELHKISMAVGLPQEFVKEWFEQRKMYQYGTTRTPPLEHRHNMDMVGSYNHNTPPKDSMAARSPVSLMKDRITSPSIAELHHNVNNCDNNTLRHLKHHQFAAKPEKLELSRSNTPSPLNLSSTSSKHSHSSSYTPNSLTSEDLQAEPLDLSVPRLMKEHKHALAVRSRAKVNSINMEHSSMPSPRQHFEEPLNLAYLKKEFSGSMNNGSLEKSTSPIFGMNPFAGKQLYTSLPPQSAFPPATFMPPMQASMPGLRHYPSMDQMGFLPHMAYTYAAGAATFAEMQQRRKYQRKPGFQGDLLDGTQDYMSGLDDMTDPDSCLSRKKIKKTESGMYACDLCDKTFQKSSSLLRHKYEHTGKRPHQCQICKKAFKHKHHLIEHSRLHSGEKPYQCDKCGKRFSHSGSYSQHMNHRYSYCKREAEEREAAEREAREKGHMEPTELLMSRAYLQGMTPQGYPEMAEREAILRHDAVNGGIREGRKEVEGTYAKIGRRDEFEEEEEESKSMDTDPDTLRDEEENGEHSMDDSSLDGKTETKSDHEDTMEDGM is encoded by the exons CTCTGAACTACGAGAATGTGGTCGAGACCGGCTCAGAGACGGAGGAGGAAGACAAGCTGCTGGTGTCCGAGGAAGACCCCCTGATCAACGGTACAGGCAGCCCGGCCAGCCTCACCAACCCGGAGAATTCCCCGCGGGCCGAGAGCCACGGCTTGCTCTCCAAAGAGGAGGAAGACGACGAGATGCGGGATAGCGGCGTCGAGCACATCTGGCCCGACAACGACATGCTGAGCGCCTCCGTCGACGGTACTG ATGAAATAAAAGATGACTTTGACACCCTGGGGCCTGATGCCACGATGCAGGCTGTTGGAAACGGTACAG TCAAGAGCGTCAATTGCACTTCAGAGTTCGAGGACTTCTTCGCCAAGCGGAAGCTGGACGACGGCGACAGTCACGTGGTGAGCATCGCAGAGTACCTGCAGAGGGGCGACACCGCCATCATCTACCCAGAAGCCCCAGAGGAGCTGTCCCGCCTGGGCACGCCAGAGGCCACCGGTCCAGAGGAGAACG ACCTGCCACCTGGAACGCCAGATGCCTTCGCCCAACTGTTGACCTGCCCCTACTGCGACCGGGGCTACAAGCGCTTGACTTCGCTGAAGGAGCACATCAAGTATCGCCATGAGAAGAACGAGGAGAACTTCGCCTGCCCCCTGTGCAACTACACCTTCGCCTACCGCACCCAGCTGGAGCGGCACATGGCCACACACAAGCCCGAACGCGATCAG CACCAACTGCTCAACCAAGCGGCCGGGAACCGCAAGTTCAAATGCACCGAGTGCGGGAAGGCCTTCAAATACAAGCACCACCTGAAGGAGCACCTCCGCATCCACAGCG gtgaaaAACCGTACGAGTGCCCCAACTGCAAGAAGCGCTTCTCCCACTCCGGCTCCTACAGTTCCCACATCAGCAGCAAGAAGTGCATCGGCCTGATCGCCGTCAACGGAAGGATGCGCGGCAACATGAAGAGCGGCTCCtcccccacctcctcctcctcctcacccacCAACACCGCCATCACCCAGCTGCGGCAGAAGCTGGAGCACGGGAAGCCGCTGGGCCTCTCCGACCACAACAACCACCTGAGCATCAAGACGGAGCCGCTGGACTTCAACGACTACAAGATGATGATGGCGTCGCACGGATTCGGCGGCCCCGTGCCCTTCATGAACGGAGGCATGGGAGGGAACAGCCCACTGGGGGTCCACCACAACTCCACCGCACAGAGCCCCCTGCAGCACCTGGGGATGGCCGCGCTTGAGTCGCAGCTGCTGTGCTACCCGGGGAGTCTGGGTAACAACCTGAGCGAGGTGCAGAAGGTGCTCCAGATCGTGGACAACACTGTGTGCCGGCAGAAGATGGACTGCAAGCCCGAGGAGCTCTCCAGGCTCAAGGCCTACATGAAGGAGCTGGGGTCCCAGGTGGAGGAGCACAAGCTGGCCCTGACGTCCTCGGGGGCTCAGGCCGGTCTTCCACTCGTCAACCACAACGGCGCCACCAAAAGCATCATCGACTACACGTTAGAGAAGGTGAACGAAGCCAAAGCCTGCCTCCAGAGCTTGACCAATGACTCAAAGAGACAGATCAGCGACATCAAGCGGGAGAAATCCAACCACATGTTCGATGTCGGTGTGGAGGAGAAGGTGCAGGAGAACATCATATTTACACCCTTCTCTTGCCAATACTGCAAAGAGTCCTTCCAAGGGCCAATCCCTCTGCATCAGCACGAACGCTACATGTGCAAGATGAACGAGGAGATCAGTGCCGTGCTGCAGCCCAGCGAGAATCTGATGGCTAAAAAGCCAGTGATGTACATGGAGAATAACAGCCACTTGTCCTCCTCCATGATGCCGGAGAAGGGACTGGCTGTGCAGCTGAACCCCTACAGGGACCACATGTCTGTGCTGAAGGCTTACTTCGCCATGAACATGGAGCCAAACGCCGAGGAGCTGCACAAGATCTCCATGGCGGTCGGCCTTCCTCAGGAATTCGTCAAGGAGTGGTTCGAGCAGCGGAAGATGTACCAGTACGGCACCACCAGAACCCCCCCACTGGAGCACAGGCACAACATGGATATGGTCGGATCCTATAACCACAACACTCCACCAAAAGACTCTATGGCAGCTAGGTCACCTGTGTCTCTAATGAAAGACCGCATCACCTCCCCCTCCATCGCCGAGCTCCACCACAACGTGAACAACTGTGACAACAACACGCTgagacatttgaaacaccaccAGTTCGCCGCCAAACCCGAGAAGTTGGAACTCTCCCGCAGCAACACCCCCTCCCCGCTCAACCTGTCCTCCACATCTTCCAAACACTCCCACAGCAGCTCTTACACTCCCAACAGCTTGACTTCGGAGGACCTGCAGGCCGAGCCGCTGGACCTGTCCGTGCCCAGACTCATGAAGGAGCACAAGCACGCACTGGCGGTCAGGAGCAGAGCGAAAGTCAACAGCATCAACATGGAGCATAGCAGCATGCCCTCTCCACGACAGCACTTCGAAGAGCCTTTGAACTTGGCCTATCTGAAGAAGGAATTCTCAGGCTCTATGAACAACGGGAGCCTTGAGAAAAGCACTAGCCCCATCTTCGGCATGAACCCGTTCGCTGGCAAGCAGCTGTACACGTCACTTCCACCTCAGAGCGCTTTCCCACCTGCCACGTTCATGCCCCCCATGCAGGCCAGCATGCCGGGTCTGAGGCACTACCCGAGCATGGATCAAATGGGCTTCCTACCACACATGGCCTACACTTATGCAGCAGGGGCAGCTACCTTTGCGGAGATGCAGCAGAGGAGAAAGTACCAGCGGAAACCAGGTTTCCAG GGGGACCTGCTTGACGGTACTCAAGATTACATGTCAGGGCTGGACGACATGACAGACCCCGACTCCTGTCTGTCGCGGAAGAAGATTAAGAAGACCGAAAGTGGTATGTACGCGTGTGACTTGTGCGACAAAACATTCCAGAAGAGCAGTTCCCTTCTAAGACACAAATATGAACACACAG GAAAGAGGCCGCACCAGTGTCAGATCTGCAAGAAAGCCTTCAAACACAAACACCATCTCATCGAGCACTCCCGCCTGCACTCGGGGGAGAAGCCGTACCAGTGCGACAAGTGCGGGAAGAGGTTCTCCCACTCGGGCTCCTACTCGCAGCACATGAACCACCGCTACTCCTACTGCAAGCGGGAGGCGGAGGAGCGGGAGGCGGCGGAGAGGGAGGCCCGGGAGAAGGGCCACATGGAGCCCACGGAGCTGCTCATGAGCCGGGCGTACCTCCAGGGCATGACTCCTCAGGGTTACCCGGAGATGGCGGAGCGCGAGGCCATACTGAGGCACGACGCGGTGAACGGAGGGATCAGAGAGGGACGGAAGGAAGTGGAAGGAACGTATGCGAAGATCGGACGTAGGGACGAgtttgaggaggaggaggaggagagcaaGAGCATGGACACGGACCCGGACACGTTGAGGGACGAGGAGGAGAACGGAGAGCACTCGATGGATGATAGCTCGCTGGACGGCAAAACGGAAACCAAATCGGATCACGAGGACACGATGGAGGACGGCATGTAA